A window from Kovacikia minuta CCNUW1 encodes these proteins:
- a CDS encoding helix-turn-helix transcriptional regulator, whose protein sequence is MADENRYGSPLVQLRERVGLTQEALALVLGVTDHTVRNWEKGRAEPKLTIRQTKALCQALQCTLEDLPDTFAPGGGD, encoded by the coding sequence ATGGCTGATGAAAATCGTTATGGATCACCCTTGGTGCAACTTCGAGAACGGGTAGGTTTGACTCAAGAGGCTCTAGCTCTAGTGCTAGGGGTCACTGATCACACTGTTCGTAATTGGGAGAAAGGTAGAGCAGAGCCAAAACTGACCATTAGACAGACAAAAGCTCTGTGCCAAGCTCTCCAATGCACTTTGGAAGATTTGCCTGACACATTTGCGC